One genomic window of Octopus bimaculoides isolate UCB-OBI-ISO-001 chromosome 2, ASM119413v2, whole genome shotgun sequence includes the following:
- the LOC106879573 gene encoding 39S ribosomal protein L49, mitochondrial, which produces MASLGRTFSSLRPRRFLLSNGTKSFQRYLLTPVPTYKAGNLNLACPEKLPETPPEYPGYKVCKEDFKYVERLLPKDIVPPPPAESLTGVPTPSGWIPPNENGLKRPYFVNRTKNHMFPLYLEVKYHGTRILTKICKIDGNIWKLESDLRTYLQERSTKEIFTQVHEVSSFIRVRGDYCEDVCKFLLSKGF; this is translated from the coding sequence ATGGCATCTCTAGGTCGCACATTTTCAAGTCTTCGTCCGAGAAGGTTTTTACTTTCGAATGGGACTAAATCTTTTCAAAGATACCTCTTGACGCCTGTACCAACTTACAAAGCCGGAAATTTAAACTTAGCGTGTCCAGAAAAACTTCCAGAAACGCCTCCTGAATATCCAGGATATAAAGTGTGCAAAGAAGATTTTAAATACGTTGAGAGGCTTTTGCCGAAGGATATTGTCCCTCCACCACCAGCCGAGTCGCTAACAGGGGTTCCTACACCATCAGGATGGATACCGCCTAATGAGAATGGCTTGAAACGTCCTTATTTCGTGAATCGAACTAAAAATCATATGTTCCCTTTATATCTCGAAGTAAAGTACCACGGTACTCGCATCCTCACCAAAATTTGTAAAATCGATGGGAATATATGGAAACTCGAGTCAGATTTAAGGACATATTTGCAAGAGAGaagtacaaaagaaatatttacccAAGTACATGAAGTATCAAGTTTTATAAGGGTGAGAGGAGATTATTGTGAAGACGTATGTAAGTTCCTTTTATCTAAAGGATTCTAA